A genomic stretch from Coffea arabica cultivar ET-39 chromosome 10c, Coffea Arabica ET-39 HiFi, whole genome shotgun sequence includes:
- the LOC113714528 gene encoding DEAD-box ATP-dependent RNA helicase 45-like has protein sequence MDDVKQKSRKEGSEKESLKRSHRDREDRDRDKERNGERSKDRDRDHHRSSSDRKEKKERESRHSERERSSDDKYRDRDRDRERHKDRHKEKDREKERTTGRDAERARDKGRDKEDREVDREKEEKERERAKERERERAKEREREREERERERERDRERERERERRERDREREKDRKEREREKERERIREKEKRREADRDYSSDENGVRDRDRKRRRRDDDHKDRDREQSSKSSKHRDEVEVSSPQKMEEEDFVDKKENTREEDLAEEQRKLDEEMEKRRRRVQEWQELRRKREESEREVLGVAANVEEPKSGKAWTLEGESDDEEAPSERKEDADMSVDGGGKTMDGDGGSMAVDSENEHVISAAENGVGGSMDDEEIDPLDAFMNSMVLPEVERLHSEPPASEDMDTGLKEKNGRGNGEQPNKGVNKSMGRIISGEDSDSDYGDIENEEDPLEDEDDAEFMKRVKKTKAEKLGVVDHSKINYASFRKNFYIEVKEVAKMTSEEVATYRKELELKIHGKDVPKPVKTWHQTGLGNKILETIKKLNYETPMPIQAQALPIIMSGRDCIGIAKTGSGKTLAFVLPMLRHIKDQPPLNSGDGPIGLVLAPTRELVQQIHSDIKKFSKGLGLSCVPVYGGSGVAQQISQLKRGAEIVVCTPGRMIDILCTSAGKITNLRRVTYLVMDEADRMFDMGFEPQITKIVQNTRPDRQTVLFSATFPRQVEILARKVLNKPVEIQVGGRSVVNKDIAQLVEVRPESDRFLRLLEILGEWYEKGKILIFVHSQEKCDALFRDLLKHGYPCLSLHGAKDQTDRESTIADFKSNVCNLLIATSIAARGLDVKELELVINFDVPNHYEDYVHRVGRTGRAGRKGCAITFISEDEARYAPDLVKALELSEQVVPDDLKALADGFMAKVNQGLEQAHGTGYGGSGFKFNEEEDEVRKAAKKAQAKEYGFDEDKSDSDDEEGVRKAGGDISQQAVLAQAAALAAATKTSVPTPIPTSQIGGLPVSLPSILANIPSVTSVVPGSGPNDGAARAAALAAAMNLKHTFAKIQADAMPEHYEAELEINDFPQNARWKVTHKETLSPISEWTGAAITTRGQFFPPGKTAGPGERKLFLFIEGPTEQSVKRAKAELKHVLEEITMQASSLPGSAQPGKYSVV, from the coding sequence ATGGATGATGTTAAGCAGAAATCAAGGAAGGAAGGTTCAGAGAAGGAGTCACTGAAGAGGAGTCACCGTGACAGAGAGGATAGGGACCGTGACAAAGAGAGGAATGGGGAGAGGTCCAAGGACAGGGACAGGGACCACCACCGTTCATCTTCTgatagaaaggaaaaaaaggagcGGGAGAGCCGTCACTCTGAGAGGGAGAGGAGTAGTGATGACAaatatagggatagggatagggACAGGGAGAGACACAAGGATCGGCACAAAGAGAAGGACAGGGAAAAGGAGAGGACTACTGGTCGGGATGCTGAAAGAGCTAGAGACAAGGGTAGAGACAAGGAAGACAGAGAAGTTGACagggagaaggaagaaaaggagCGAGAGAGAGCAAAGGAAAGGGAGCGAGAGAGGGCaaaggagagggagagagagcgtgaagaaagagagagggagagagaaagagatagggagagggagagggagagggagagaaggGAGAGGGATCGAGAAAGAGAGAAGGATaggaaggagagagagagggagaaggaGAGGGAGAGAATCAGAGAAAAGGAGAAGCGTCGTGAAGCAGATAGGGATTATAGTAGTGATGAAAATGGTGTCAGGGACCGTGACAGAAAGAGGCGGAGAAGAGATGATGACCATAAAGACAGGGATCGTGAACAGAGTAGCAAAAGCAGCAAGCACCGGGATGAGGTTGAAGTTAGTAGTCCCCAGAAAATGGAGGAGGAAGACTTTGTGGATAAGAAAGAGAACACACGAGAAGAAGATCTTGCTGAAGAACAGAGGAAATTGGATGAGGAGATGGAAAAGCGGAGGAGGAGAGTTCAGGAATGGCAAGAATTaagaagaaaaagggaggaATCTGAGAGAGAAGTACTGGGAGTTGCAGCTAATGTAGAAGAACCCAAGTCTGGCAAGGCTTGGACCCTGGAAGGGGAATCTGATGATGAAGAAGCTCCATCTGAGAGAAAAGAAGATGCTGATATGAGTGTGGATGGAGGTGGCAAGACCATGGATGGGGATGGAGGTAGCATGGCTGTTGATTCTGAGAATGAGCATGTCATATCTGCAGCTGAGAATGGTGTTGGAGGTAGCATGGATGATGAAGAGATTGATCCCTTGGATGCTTTTATGAACTCTATGGTCTTGCCTGAAGTTGAGAGGCTTCATTCTGAGCCTCCTGCATCTGAAGACATGGATACTGGTTTGAAGGAGAAAAATGGCAGAGGCAACGGAGAACAGCCTAACAAAGGTGTGAATAAGTCTATGGGAAGGATCATTTCAGGCGAAGACTCTGATTCAGATTACGGCGATATTGAAAATGAGGAGGATCCCCTGGAGGATGAAGATGATGCAGAATTCATGAAAAGGGTAAAGAAAACTAAAGCAGAGAAACTTGGAGTTGTTGATCATTCTAAAATTAACTATGCTTCATTTCGAAAGAACTTCTATATTGAGGTGAAGGAGGTTGCAAAAATGACTTCTGAGGAAGTAGCTACTTACAGGAAAGAGCTGGAATTGAAGATACACGGAAAGGATGTTCCCAAGCCTGTTAAAACCTGGCATCAGACTGGGTTAGGAAATAAAATCTTGGAAACAATAAAAAAGCTGAACTATGAAACGCCCATGCCTATTCAGGCTCAAGCACTGCCCATCATTATGAGTGGCAGAGACTGCATCGGCATAGCGAAGACAGGATCTGGCAAAACTTTAGCATTTGTGCTGCCAATGTTGAGGCATATTAAGGATCAGCCTCCACTGAATTCAGGAGATGGGCCCATTGGACTCGTATTGGCACCAACCAGAGAGCTTGTCCAACAAATTCATAGTGACATCAAGAAGTTTTCTAAGGGATTGGGGCTCAGTTGTGTACCTGTTTATGGTGGTTCTGGTGTTGCCCAACAGATTAGCCAATTGAAACGAGGGGCAGAGATTGTTGTTTGCACTCCAGGTAGGATGATTGACATTCTTTGTACAAGTGCCGGTAAAATAACGAATCTGCGTCGGGTCACTTATTTGGTCATGGATGAAGCTGACAGGATGTTTGATATGGGCTTTGAACCTCAAATTACAAAGATCGTCCAAAATACACGACCAGATCGCCAAACAGTACTTTTTTCTGCTACTTTTCCCCGCCAAGTGGAAATACTGGCTCGTAAAGTATTGAACAAACCTGTTGAAATCCAGGTCGGTGGGAGAAGTGTTGTCAACAAAGATATAGCTCAACTGGTGGAGGTGAGACCTGAAAGTGATAGGTTCCTTCGACTTCTAGAAATTCTAGGTGAATGGTATGAGAAAGGaaagattttgatttttgtCCACTCACAGGAGAAATGTGATGCATTGTTTAGAGACTTGCTCAAGCATGGTTACCCTTGCTTATCTCTTCATGGGGCCAAGGATCAAACAGATCGTGAATCCACCATAGCAGATTTCAAGAGTAATGTATGCAACTTGTTGATTGCAACAAGTATTGCTGCTAGGGGTTTAGATGTAAAGGAGCTTGAACTGGTGATTAATTTTGATGTTCCAAACCATTATGAGGACTATGTTCATCGTGTTGGGCGAACTGGTCGAGCTGGTCGAAAAGGCTGTGCTATTACATTTATATCAGAAGACGAAGCAAGATATGCACCAGATCTTGTCAAAGCTTTGGAACTTTCTGAGCAAGTTGTACCTGATGATTTGAAAGCTCTTGCTGATGGTTTCATGGCAAAGGTGAATCAGGGACTTGAGCAAGCCCATGGAACAGGTTATGGGGGTAGTGGATTTAAGTTTaatgaagaggaagatgaagtcAGGAAAGCTGCCAAGAAAGCACAGGCAAAAGAATATGGGTTTGACGAAGATAAATCTGATTCAGATGATGAAGAAGGTGTTCGAAAGGCAGGTGGTGACATTTCTCAGCAAGCTGTCCTTGCCCAAGCTGCTGCCCTTGCTGCTGCGACTAAGACAAGTGTGCCAACACCGATCCCAACTTCCCAGATTGGTGGATTACCTGTTTCTCTTCCTAGCATCCTCGCAAACATTCCATCTGTTACTTCAGTAGTCCCTGGGAGTGGGCCCAATGATGGTGCAGCCAGGGCCGCAGCATTGGCTGCTGCTATGAACTTGAAGCATACCTTTGCGAAGATTCAAGCTGATGCCATGCCTGAACATTATGAAGCTGAGCTGGAGATAAATGACTTCCCCCAAAATGCTCGTTGGAAGGTGACACACAAGGAAACTTTGTCCCCAATTTCTGAATGGACTGGAGCTGCCATCACAACTAGGGGGCAATTCTTCCCGCCTGGCAAGACAGCAGGTCCAGGCGAAAGGAAACTGTTTCTTTTCATTGAAGGCCCTACTGAGCAATCTGTCAAAAGGGCAAAAGCTGAACTGAAACATGTCTTGGAGGAGATCACAATGCAAGCATCTTCCCTTCCTGGTTCAGCCCAACCAGGAAAATACTCGGTTGTCTGA